The Cheilinus undulatus linkage group 21, ASM1832078v1, whole genome shotgun sequence region ccCCTCTCCTTGCCTGAGCTGGACTGAATTCTGTGAGCTTCACGCCCGTGTTGCAGCTGGTGACTTTGCACGGCACTTTCGGGCTTTTCTCCTGGAAAACCCCCACTACTCCCCAGACTCAGCTGCCGCCTTCTGCCGGCGTTTCACCGACCGATTTGTCCGTCACTTCCAGAGCGAACTTGAGGGGGCGCTCCCACCAAGCTGTACCTCGGGGAGGGAGGATATGGTGAGCTGGGCTCCCCAGTCTGATGCTACATCCCTGGAAGAAGAGGCAGTGTCCCCCCTGTCTGCATCGGGGGGAGTTGTCCCCCCTTGTCCCCCAGTTAATGCAACACGGGCCGCGTCCAAACCTGCACCGACACGGCTGGTTTTGGAGAACCGCAGCGGGGACCGGTTTCAGGATTCTTACGCCCACGGACAAGTCCTGCCtccatcgtcatcatcatcatgttgCTCCTCATTGGGAGGAAACAACGGAAGGCGTGAAGAGCGGGGGGCCATGGTTGCACCTGGGAATGGGGAAGCTCCAgttgaggaagaggaggacagcTGGTTAGGGGTAGCGTCTGTGGGGGAGGATGTTGAGCCAGAGGAGCGGGACGCAGATTCCACAGAGGTGGATGGTGCAGACCCCTCCCACACTCCTCAGATTCTACCTTCCTCTTCCTCGGTCACTCCTCCGCCTGGCTCCAAAGGTAACAGTACACCCAACtccaaaaacaaacttaaaaagcGCTTTTCCCTGCGGAGTGTGGGTCGTAGTGTGCGGGGGAGTGTCCGGGGCATTCTGCACTGGCGAAGCTCCTCCAGTGACTCTGCCCAGAGCCAGCTGCCCTCCAGCTACAGCTACACTATGGGTGTGCAGGATGCTACCTTGGTTTCAGCATCCAAAAGGAACTCTGGTACACAGCCTCCCACACCCACCTCCTCCATGCCTGTGTCACTGTCCATGCCCCTTTCCCTTCCccactcttcctcctcctcactaCCCCCGTCGTCTTCAAGCAGCGccacctctctgtctctgtctgagGCTGCTCGGGACAGGAGGCGGAGCAATGGCGAAGGAGGTGAAAAAGAGAAGTGGAGCCATCGTCTCGAAAAACTCAGACTGTCACGATCCCCTCCTCCTGTCCTTACCCAGACCACCGCCTCCACGCTGCCTCCGAGCAGTGCTGCCGCTGCGGCCATCGGACCTCCAAGGAAGGTGGGCCGGCTGGTTCGGGAAGGCGGGGTGAATGTGAGCTCATCAAGTGACGAGTTGAGTGCAAGCCATGGCTTCTCTGGATTCTCATTCGGTCTACTGCACCACGGAACGGACAACAACAACGCTGCCTCAGCTTCATCTGCTTCAGCTCAGGCAGCCCCGGTGCAGCCTCTGGGCAGTGGAGGGAACGTGCCATGGAGAGGAGGACGCTGGCATAAATGTCGCCTGGTCCTCAGAGAGCGGGACAGAGAAGGCGCTGAGTGCGGAGAGGAGTACTACTTGGAATTCTTCATTCCACCTAAAGTAAGAGTCTGTGAAATGTTGGAATTTGTTTACAGTCTTCAAGACACTTTAGACAAACCTGAAAAGTCCTTTTTTCCCAGTGGTGGAATTTGGTTGTTTTGAATATCTTCTTAGTCTGGCTGCACATATGacgatttaaaaaaaggattttaggCCCAAATTGGTCCCCCCCAGTAACTGGAGGGTCGCGA contains the following coding sequences:
- the sh2b1 gene encoding SH2B adapter protein 1 isoform X1; this translates as MNGSLLTPPSPRAANSSPLPPSPSPSPSPPSPSLLPLSPRPPPLPPLVSPPPQAHPSSLSDTPTPSPSPCLSWTEFCELHARVAAGDFARHFRAFLLENPHYSPDSAAAFCRRFTDRFVRHFQSELEGALPPSCTSGREDMVSWAPQSDATSLEEEAVSPLSASGGVVPPCPPVNATRAASKPAPTRLVLENRSGDRFQDSYAHGQVLPPSSSSSCCSSLGGNNGRREERGAMVAPGNGEAPVEEEEDSWLGVASVGEDVEPEERDADSTEVDGADPSHTPQILPSSSSVTPPPGSKGNSTPNSKNKLKKRFSLRSVGRSVRGSVRGILHWRSSSSDSAQSQLPSSYSYTMGVQDATLVSASKRNSGTQPPTPTSSMPVSLSMPLSLPHSSSSSLPPSSSSSATSLSLSEAARDRRRSNGEGGEKEKWSHRLEKLRLSRSPPPVLTQTTASTLPPSSAAAAAIGPPRKVGRLVREGGVNVSSSSDELSASHGFSGFSFGLLHHGTDNNNAASASSASAQAAPVQPLGSGGNVPWRGGRWHKCRLVLRERDREGAECGEEYYLEFFIPPKSSKPRLTVPCCSIVDVRSTTALEVPDKENTFLLQLEGLAQYVIETRDAVQMRAWLSDIRNGICLSEQEDAEGVCGGPLDISGTPEIVDRLSQAVSVCYGGIGGSSPLMDPLPPELPPRAPLDEPDSRILGGGGASLGTPFAETPDATGSFLFSETTAAEAVEHPLSECQWFHGTLSRLKAAQLVLAGGPASHGVFLVRQSETRRGEYVLTFNFQGKAKHLRLSLNEDGQCRVQHLWFQSIFDMLEHFRVHPIPLESGGASDVTLISFVGATAVRQPGRDRAGSRPTVCDVITTRHPDSPSTPISDCVLDQQTP
- the sh2b1 gene encoding SH2B adapter protein 1 isoform X2: MNGSLLTPPSPRAANSSPLPPSPSPSPSPPSPSLLPLSPRPPPLPPLVSPPPQAHPSSLSDTPTPSPSPCLSWTEFCELHARVAAGDFARHFRAFLLENPHYSPDSAAAFCRRFTDRFVRHFQSELEGALPPSCTSGREDMVSWAPQSDATSLEEEAVSPLSASGGVVPPCPPVNATRAASKPAPTRLVLENRSGDRFQDSYAHGQVLPPSSSSSCCSSLGGNNGRREERGAMVAPGNGEAPVEEEEDSWLGVASVGEDVEPEERDADSTEVDGADPSHTPQILPSSSSVTPPPGSKGNSTPNSKNKLKKRFSLRSVGRSVRGSVRGILHWRSSSSDSAQSQLPSSYSYTMGVQDATLVSASKRNSGTQPPTPTSSMPVSLSMPLSLPHSSSSSLPPSSSSSATSLSLSEAARDRRRSNGEGGEKEKWSHRLEKLRLSRSPPPVLTQTTASTLPPSSAAAAAIGPPRKVGRLVREGGVNVSSSSDELSASHGFSGFSFGLLHHGTDNNNAASASSASAQAAPVQPLGSGGNVPWRGGRWHKCRLVLRERDREGAECGEEYYLEFFIPPKSSKPRLTVPCCSIVDVRSTTALEVPDKENTFLLQLEGLAQYVIETRDAVQMRAWLSDIRNGICLSEQEDAEGVCGGPLDISGTPEIVDRLSQELPPRAPLDEPDSRILGGGGASLGTPFAETPDATGSFLFSETTAAEAVEHPLSECQWFHGTLSRLKAAQLVLAGGPASHGVFLVRQSETRRGEYVLTFNFQGKAKHLRLSLNEDGQCRVQHLWFQSIFDMLEHFRVHPIPLESGGASDVTLISFVGATAVRQPGRDRAGSRPTVCDVITTRHPDSPSTPISDCVLDQQTP